A region of the Dickeya chrysanthemi NCPPB 402 genome:
TCGCCGTTGCCGATGCACAGTATCTGGTCACGTTTGCGGTGATGCTGACCATCGGGATTCTGGTGGGAAATCTGACTGCGGGGGTACGTTATCAGGCGCGCGTCGCCCGCTACCGCGAGCAGCGGGTAAGGCATCTGTACGAAATGTCCAAGGCGCTCAACCGCAGCCTGTCGGTAGAGGATATTGCCAAAGCCAGCCATCATTTTCTGCGTTCAACCTTTCAGGCCAAGATCGCCATTTTGCTGGCCGAACCGGTCTCCTCCCCTATGGCGGAGCTACAACAGGTCGCGCTCGATGAGCCAGAGCAACTGATCGTCGACCGGGCTATCGCCCGCTGGAGTTACGATCACGCCGCCCCCGCCGGGGCCGGTACGTCCACGCTGCCGGGCGTTCCTTATCAATTGTTGCCGCTGGCGACACCACAAACGACGTTCGGCATTATCGCCGTCGAGCCGAGTAACGTGCGCCAGTTGATGATTCCGGAGCAGCAACGCATGTTGGAAACCTTCACCGTCCTGATCACCAACGCGCTGGAACGCCTGCACCTGGTCCATAGCGCCGAAAATGCGCGTCTGGACGCCGAACGCGAGCAACTGCGCAACTCGCTGCTGGCGGCGTTGTCCCATGATTTACGTACTCCACTGACCGTGTTGTTCGGTCAGGCGGAAATTCTGACGCTCAACCTGGCCTCCGAAGGCTCGCCTTATGCGCCGCAGGCCAGCCAGATTCGCCAGCACATTCTCAGTACGACGCGACTGGTCAATAACTTACTGGATATGGCGCGTATCCAGTCCGACGGCTTTAGTCTGCGCAAAGAGTGGCAAACGCTGGAAGAGTTAATCGGCAGCGCATTACGACAGTTGGAAAACTCACTGGCAAGCAATACTATTCAATTACGGCTGCCGCAGGACATGCTGCTGGTGTACTGCGACGCCAGCCTGATCGAACGGGTGTTGATCAACCTGCTGGAAAACGCCATCAAATACGCTGGCGAGCAGGCGACTATTATTGTTTCCGCCAGCCGGGTATCCTCATCGGTTGCCGGTGACCTGCTGGAAGTGCAGGTTCAGGATAACGGCCCCGGCATCCCCGCAGGTCAGGAAAAAATGATTTTTGACAAGTTTGCCCGCGGGCACAAAGAGTCTTCCATTCCCGGCGTTGGGCTGGGATTGGCCATCTGCCGGGCGATTGTAGAGATTCACGGCGGACGAATCTGGGCTACCCACGCGGATGAAGGCGGTGCGGTGTTCCACTTTACTTTGCCGCTGGTTGCGCCACCGGCGCTCGAACCTGAAGAGATGGAGTCCTGACCCTGCTACAGACCAACATTCTGATCGTAGAAGATGAAAAAGAGATCCGGCGTTTTGTCCGTAACGCGCTGGAGGGCGAAGGCTGCCGCGTATTTGAAGCTGAAACGCTGCAACGAGGATTGATAGAAGCGGCGACCCGCAAACCGGATCTCATTATTCTTGATTTGGGTCTGCCCGATGGTGACGGCATTGATTACATCCGCGATCTGCGGCAGTGGAGCGCTATTCCGGTTATCGTGTTGTCCGCCCGTACCGACGAACAGGATAAGATCGACGCGCTGGATGCCGGTGCCGAGGATTATCTTACCAAGCCGTTCGGCATTGGCGAATTGCTGGCGCGGGCACGGGTGGCGCTACGCCGCGTGAGCGCATCGCAGCAGGAAACCCCGCTGATTACCTTTTCAAACGTCACCGTGGATTTGATTAATCGCCAGGTGATACGCAACCAGCAGGAGTTGCATCTGACGCCGATCGAATTCCGGCTCCTGTCCACCCTGCTCGCTAGCCCCGGCAAGGTTCTGACGCAGCGTCAATTGCTCAATCAGGTCTGGGGCCCCAACGCAGTGGAACACAGCCATTATCTGCGTATTTATATGGGGCATTTGCGCCAGAAACTGGAAGACGATCCCGCCCGCCCGCGCCACTTTTTGACTGAAACGGCCATCGGCTACCGCTTTATGCCCTAGGCGCGCACTCGCCTTCACGCCTGACGCTGGCGCCCTGCCCGTGTCAGGCGTAGCATCCTGATTTTTACCCACGAGAAAAATATCAATGAGTAGCTGGTTACTTTACGCCTTGCTGTCGGCGTTATGCGCCGCGCTGGTGGCGCTGTTTGGTAAAATCGGTCTGCAACAGCTGGACGCCAACACCGCCACTGCCGTTCGTGCCGTGATTATGGCGCTGTTTCTGGTCAGCGTCGTGGTAGTACAAGGCAAATCATCGCTGTTCGGTGCCGTGCTTGCCAACCATAAAGCGATGGTGTTTATCGTACTGAGCGGTGTGGCGGGGGCACTGTCCTGGCTGTTTTATTTTATGGCGCTGAAAAACGGCAGCGTCGCGCAGGTGGCGCCCATCGACAAACTTAGCGTGGTGTTTGCCGTTATTCTGGCGGCGCTGCTACTGGGTGAAAAGGTGTCGCTGCTGGCAGGGGTTGGCGTCGCGCTGATTTCCGCCGGCGCGTTGCTGGTGGCGCTGGGGTAGGCGATGGGCAGTAAAAAAGGCGCTGTTTGCACAGCGCCCTGATTAAAGCTGATGAATCATTACTTCGCGTTGCTCAGCACTGCGCTGACGATCTCAACCGCTTCTTTCTCGATTTTTTCGCGATGCTCAGCGCCCAGGAAGCTCTCGCAGTAAATCTTGTAGGCTTCTTCGGTACCAGACGGACGCGCGGCAAACCAGCCGTTGTCGGTCATCACTTTCAGGCCGCCAATCGACGCCCCGTTACCGGGCGCCGCCGTCAGACGAGCGGTGATCGGATCACCCGCCAGCGTGTTGGCCGACACCATTTCCGGCGACAGCTTGGACAATGCGGCTTTCTGCGCATGGGTCGCCGATGCTTGCAAACGGTTGTAACTCGGCGCGCCAAAACGGGTGGCCAGCGCATCATAGTGCTGCTGCGGGTTTTTGCCGGTTACGGCGGTGATTTCCGCGGCCAACAGGCACAGAATGATGCCGTCTTTATCCGTCGACCAGGGTTTGCCGTCAAAACGCAGGAACGACGCGCCGGCGCTCTCTTCGCCGCCGAAGCCCAACGTCCCGTCGAACAGGCCGTCGACAAACCATTTGAACCCCACCGGCACTTCTACCAGCTTGCGGCCAAGATCCGCCACTACGCGATCGATCATCGCGCTGGAGACCAGCGTTTTACCCACCGCGACCGATTCGCTCCATTGCGGGCGGTGGCGGAACAGGTAGTTGATGGCGACCGCCAGATAGTGGTTCGGATTCATCAACCCAGCCGGCGTCACGATGCCGTGGCGGTCATAATCCGGGTCATTGGCGAAGGCCAGATCGAACTTGTCACGCAGCGCCAGCAGGCCCGCCATCGCCGATACCGACGAACAGTCCATACGGATCACACCATCGTGGTCCAGCGTCATGAAACGGAATGTCTGATCGACCGCGTCGTTGACCAGCGTCAGGTCCAGTTGATAGCGCTCGGCAATACGCTGCCAGTAAGCAATGCCGGAACCACCGAGCGGATCCACGCCAAGCTTCAGACCGGCACGCTGGATCGCCACCATGTCCACCACATCGCCCAGCGCCTCGACATACGGCTCAACCAGATCACGCTCGTGCAGGTGACCACTCTGACGCGCTTTATCCAGCGACTGACGCTTCACCTCACGCAGGTTATCCGCCAGCAGCGCGTTGGCGCGTTTCTCGATCACGCTGGTGAGGTTAGTGTCTGCCGGGCCGCCGTTGGGCGGATTGTATTTAATACCGCCGTCTTCCGGTGGGTTATGGGACGGCGTAATCACGATACCGTCCGCCAGCGCTCCGCCCTGACGGTTGTGAACCAGAATCGCGTTCGATACCGCCGGCGTGGGGGTAAAACCGTTATCCTGCTGGATAATCACATCAACGCCGTTTGCCGTCAGCACTTCCAGCACGGAAATAAACGCCGGCTCGGACAACGCGTGCGTATCTTTCCCTACGTAGCATGGACCAGTGATGCCCTGGCGGCTACGCTCTTCGGCAATGGCCTGGGCAATCGCCAAAATATGGGCTTCGTTGAAGCTGTGGCGGGCGGCGCTGCCGCGATGGCCGGAAGTACCGAATTTAACCGACTGGGCCGGATTAGCGACATCCGGGCTCAACACATAATACTGGGACGTCAACTGTGCGACATTAATCAGGTCGCTTTGCCGGGTAGGTTGTCCGGCTCTCGGGTGATTAGCCATTGGCGTTTCTTCCTGACGCAGTGATTTAAATGGTGCCGCAAACTTTCTCAGTCAGTTCCGGCGGGAACTGCATCGCCAGCATGATGTACTCGACCATGCTGCGTTTGCGACCGGTATTGGTATTGGTGATAACCCAGTAAGGCGTGCCTTCAATGTGCCGGGGTTTGGTCTGCGCGCCGTGCAACAGCAGCGTCTGCTCGTCGGCGGCAAAATAGACGCGGGTACGGCCATGCAACGATTCGGTAGCGGCGGCAAACGCTTGCGGCGATAAACGATGCAGGGTAGACAGTACCATCAGAAAACGATTGACCGCTCTGTTCTGCTCGGCATACTCATCCGACAGCAGTAACTCACGCACGGTTCTTACCCGGTCGCGCAGCGGTTGCACAGCAACAGGCTGGACACTTGTCGACGCCGCCGCCGATGGGGCCGTCGCCACCGACGCGGGCTGCGCGCTGCTGAATTTCAACATGCGCCGTAAAATATCCGATGCACTCTCGCCGATATGCTGAGTGTGGCTGGCGATATAACGGTAAAGCTCGTCGTCGACATCAATAGTTTTCATCTTTATCCAGTACTGTTTTATGTCTTTAATCAATCATCAGGAATTATACAGGCTACACGCAACCCGCGAACAGCGGCAGACGGCCCGTGACGGCACATTCAGGATTATCCTGAATGTGCCGTACAAATCCCATACATGAGCGTGGTTTACTTCCCTGCCCTCGTTGACGCCGTCCGACAGAGTTTAGCCTGTGGCGGAGCACCATGGTAAAGTCATGATACCCTAAGCCACTGTCTCTCTGAATGAACTTCACCATGAAATTGAATTATCGCTGGCAAAACGCACAACACCCGCAAAACCGATTACCCGTCATTCTTATTCACGGCCTGTTCGGCAATCTGGACAACCTTGGCGTGCTGGCGCGCGATCTGCAAAAGCATCACGATACCTTGCAGATTGATCTACGCAATCATGGATTATCGCCTCGTTCGCCAGAGATGAATTACGCGGCGATGGCGCAGGATGTACGTGAACTGATCGATGAACTGGCGCTGGAGCGGGTGATCCTGATCGGCCATTCCATGGGAGGAAAGGTGTCGATGGCGCTGACCGAGCAGATCGCCGCACGCATCGACCGTATTGTCGCGATTGATATCGCGCCGGTGGATTATCAGGTTCGTCGTCACGACAAGGTATTCGCTACCGTTCGCGCCGTGAGCGAGGCCGGTGTGGAACAACGTGCGAAAGCGGCGGAAATCATGCGTGACGACCTGCCGGGCGAAGAAGGCGTGGTACAGTTTTTGCTGAAATCATTTCAACAGGGCGAGTGGCGTTTCAACGTGCCGGTGCTGTGGGACCAGTACGAGCATATTGTCGGCTGGAGCGAGGTGCCGGCCTGGTCCGGGCCTATCCTGTTTATCCGCGGCGGCGAGTCGCCTTATCTTGACGACCGCTATCGCGATACGCTGCTACGCCAGTTTCCCGCCGCCAAAGCGCATGTGGTAAGCGGCGCCGGGCACTGGGTCCATGCGGAAAAACCGGAAGCGGTGATGCGCGCCATTCATCGTTTTCTGAATGCTGACCAGGTATTGCCGACATATCCACGGCCAGGCCCGTCATCTCAAGCTACGGTTTAATTGAGTATTGTCCCCCAGTAAACATTGTCGCCACCGTAACGGCTGGGGTATTATGGCCCGCTCAGTATGAGGGACGGCTGTCTGGCCGCTTGCATCGTTAACCACATTTCATCCAAACGCGGCCTGAACGGCTGAACGCAACGGTTACCCACGGTGTTCGCATTCCGGTAATCCAAGCGGCGATTTGGCCGAATTTCTTGCAGTACCATGAGTTATGGCAAAAGAACAAACGGATCGCACCACGCTGGATCTGTTCGCGAACGAGCGTCGCCCGGGTCGCCCGAAAACCAGCCCGCTCTCTCGTGACGAACAATTACGGATCAACAAGCGCAATCAGTTGCGGCGTGACAAAGTGCGGGGGCTGCGTCGTGTCGAGCTGAAAATCAATAGTGAAGCGGTAGACATTCTGAATGCATTGGCTGAACAGAAAAATATCAGCCGCAGTGAGCTGATCGAACAAATACTGCTGGCGCAGTTGGCTGAACAAAAAAACTAAACATGACTGGCGTCGTCCATGACGCCGGTTGTCCTCAATAGCTTAAAACGTTTCCCAGTTATCGTTGCTCTTCTTACCACTACTTGCCGGCAATGCTTTGGCTGCCGGAGCTGATACGGATCTGACCGCTGCCTGACGTTCACGTCTTGGCGACAGGCCCGCCATTTGTTCCTCCGTCAGTCGGAATACCGATACCGCCTCGGTCAACACCATCGCCTGCTCTTCCAGCGAGCGGGTAGCTGCAGAAGCTTCCTGCACCAGCGCGGCGTTTTGCTGAGTGACGCCGTCCATTTCCGTAATCGCCTGCCCCGCCTGAGCGATTCCTTTACTTTGCTCATCCGATGCCGTCGCAATTTCCGACATGATATCAGTGACGTTCGTCACGGCCTTAACGATCTCGCTCATGGTGCTGCCTGCATCGGCCACCAGCGCAGAGCCGTTATCCACGCAACGCACCGACTCGGCAATCAGGTTTTCGATCTCTTTAGCCGCTTGCGCACTACGCTGCGCCAGACTTCTTACTTCACCGGCTACGACGGCGAACCCGCGCCCTTGCTCACCGGCCCGAGCGGCTTCAACCGCTGCGTTCAGCGCCAGAATATTGGTCTGGAAAGCAATACCATTAATTACACTGGTAATCTCGGCAATTTTCTTCGAACTGCCGGAGATTTCCGCCATGGTTTTCACCACATTGTTCACCAGTTCTCCACCTTTACTGGCGGTAGTAGAAGCCTGGCGAGCCAATTGACTGGCATGGCTGGCGTTTTCTGCGTTCTGTTTCACCGTCGAGGTCAGCTGTTCCATACTGGCGGCGCTTTCTTCCAGCGCAGCGGCCTGCGACTCCGTACGGGCTGCAAGGTCGTTGTTGCCGGAGGCAATTTCCGATACCCCCTGATAGATAGAATCGGCACTGGTACGGATCGTACTGACGGTATTCGCAAGACTGGTTTGCATATCACGCAGCAACGGGAACAGCTTGCCCACGCAGTTGTTGCCGAAATCCAGAATCGGTTTTCCCAGATGACCGGAAGCAATAACCAGGAAATGATCCCGCAGCTCGTTGAGCGGGCGCACCAGATAAGCCACCAGATAGCGATCAGTCAGGAACAACATCAACAAACCGGCGATAAGCCCCGCCAGCAAAATGTTTTGCCCAACGCCGGTGATGGTTTCCAGTCGTTCGCCAGCATCGACGAACATCGTTGATCCCGCCTTGTTGAAGTTAGTGAAAGAGACGTTGAACTGCCGGCTAAAGGCGGGCACGACGTCTTTGGCATATTTGTCATACTCATCAAATTTTTTATCCACCGCACGCTGGAACATGGGTTCAACCCCTTGAGTAATCAGGTTGCTCCAGTCGCGTGTCACTGCTTCGACCAATTCGGGCGACATGCCGGCATGATCAATCTTCCTGAAGGCTTCCAGGTTGGATTTCAGTAAATCCAGCGCGGCTTGTGATGATTTTTGCTGTTCGTCCGCTTTCTGGTTATCACCGCTCTGCCGATAGTCAATCGCACGAGCCAGTCGGGTCACCATGCGGAAATACTGGTCGTTGCCGGTATTGACTAAATTCATATTGTTAACCAGCAACGCACTGGTTTTAGACGTCTCATTCATGGTTTTGAACGAGTACATGGTGTAAACCGAAACCGCAATCCATAACGCACAGAAAATGCCAAGTACCCACAGCATCGCTGTGCGAATGGCAATATTTTTTAGGAATTGCATAATTGACTCCATAAATGGGCTATTGATCGAGGAGGTAAGGTTTGTTTTGATTTATGCGATGAGAAAATCTCTCGTTTTGTAAGAAACATTGCTGCACATTTACATTCAATAAAGCACCATGTTCTGTCATCGTCAAAACCACAGGAATATTTAGTTTTTTCTGTTGTTTAAAAGCTAATAAAAATTAGGTAATTAACGGATTACCCATATTTTCAGTTATCTGTGCGAAGATCGTATTTTAAAAAATTAAAAAATCATTAAGGCGATGATCAAAAAATAACCAGTTAATCGTTTCGATACCATTTCCACCCCCGGCGACAGATACACGTTTATCCATCAGACAGTGTCTGTTATCATTAGCGGATCGTGGGTGACGCAAGCACCATACCCTTAAGAATCAAGAGGTTATTTTATCTATGGCTCTCATAGGCATTTTTTTTGGCAGTGACACCGGCAATACCGAAAACATTGCCAAAACTATCCAGCAGCAACTGGGCAGCGACGTCGCCGAACTGCACGACATTGCCAAAAGCAGCAAAGAGGATCTTGAGCGTTTTGACATCCTGTTGCTGGGTATTCCGACCTGGTATTACGGTGAAGCGCAATGTGACTGGGACGATTTCTTCCCGACACTGGAAGAGATTGACTTTGCCGGTAAGCTGGTTGCGCTCTTCGGTTGCGGCGATCAGGAAGATTATGCCGAGTACTTCTGCGACGCCATGGGTACGATCCGCGATATCATCGAACCCCGCGGGGCGACCATTGTGGGTCACTGGCCGACTGAAGGCTACTACTTCGAAGCCTCAAAAGGTCTGGCGGACGACACCCACTTTATCGGCCTGGCCATTGATGAAGATCGCCAGCCTGAACTCACCAGCGAGCGAGTATCCAACTGGGTCAAGCAGATCAGCGAAGAGCTGAATCTGAAAGCATTACTGGCCTGATTCACCTGTGGCTCTGATGCAATGCACTCAGAGCCTATCTATACAGATAGGTAAAACCTATCACAATCAGTGATACATTTTTTTAACTTTTCACGCCGACAAGGTACAATGTCCATCCGGCTAGCCAGATTATGTTTAATGATAAATCCTGGCATACGATTTGTTTCTCATAGATAACCAGCCTGAATACAGCAAGTTAACGAGAATCATATTGTAAAAGTTCCGTGGTTTTCATTTCGATGGCGCGGTTCTATAATTGAGACACGTGACCTTTTTTACGCCGCCCGATGATACTAGGCTAGTAACTTCCCAGATAAAGCAAGTAACAGGACTAAATCCGCATGACTGACAACAACACCGCATTAAAGAAGGCAGGCCTGAAAGTCACACTTCCTCGACTGAAAATTCTGGAAGTCCTTCAGGATCCTCAATGCCACCACGTCAGCGCGGAAGACTTATACAAAAAGCTGATTGATATGGGCGAAGAGATTGGCCTGGCCACCGTTTACCGCGTGCTCAACCAGTTTGACGATGCAGGTATCGTCACCCGCCACAATTTTGAAGGCGGTAAATCTGTTTTCGAACTGACACAGCAACACCATCATGATCATTTGATCTGTCTGGATTGCGGTCGGGTGATTGAATTCAGCGATGAGTCTATCGAAGCGCGCCAGCGTGAGATTTCAGAAAAACACGGCATCAAGCTGACTAACCACAGCCTGTATCTGTACGGCCATTGCAGTAGCGGCGACTGCCGTGAAGACGACAACGCACACGACGAACGTTAAACACGTCGATTGAGCAAAAAATAAAACCGCCGCGGCGGTTTTATTTTTATCTCACATCCTGACCGGACAGCGATTAGCCTGCCCAGCTGTCGCGTAATCCCACCGTCCGGTTAAATACCAGATTGTCGGCGCTGGAATAAACGCGATCGGCGCAAAAATAACCTTCACGCTCAAACTGATACGCTTTCTCGACCTCGGCATTGGCCAGACTGGCTTCCACAACCCCTTGCACAACCTGCAATGAGTCAGGATTAATGGTAGCGAGAAAATCATCCGCCGCCCCCGGGTTCGCGACGCTAAACAGGCGGTCATACAAACGGAACTGAGCCGGCAACGCATGCGCAGCCGATACCCAGTGAATCACCCCTTTAACTTTACGGCCGTCAGCCGGATCCTTACTCAGGGTATCCGTATCACAGCTACAGTAAATCGTGGTAATCACGCCTTGATCATCTTTATCAATGCGTTCAGCTTTAATGACATAAGCATTGCGCAAGCGCACTTCTTTACCCAGTACTAAACGTTTGTACTGCTTGTTGGCTTCTTCGCGGAAATCTGCGCGGTCGATATAAACCTCACGGCTGAATGCTACCTGCCGCGTTCCCATTTCCGGCTTAT
Encoded here:
- the kdpE gene encoding two-component system response regulator KdpE, whose protein sequence is MTLLQTNILIVEDEKEIRRFVRNALEGEGCRVFEAETLQRGLIEAATRKPDLIILDLGLPDGDGIDYIRDLRQWSAIPVIVLSARTDEQDKIDALDAGAEDYLTKPFGIGELLARARVALRRVSASQQETPLITFSNVTVDLINRQVIRNQQELHLTPIEFRLLSTLLASPGKVLTQRQLLNQVWGPNAVEHSHYLRIYMGHLRQKLEDDPARPRHFLTETAIGYRFMP
- the ybfF gene encoding esterase, with the protein product MKLNYRWQNAQHPQNRLPVILIHGLFGNLDNLGVLARDLQKHHDTLQIDLRNHGLSPRSPEMNYAAMAQDVRELIDELALERVILIGHSMGGKVSMALTEQIAARIDRIVAIDIAPVDYQVRRHDKVFATVRAVSEAGVEQRAKAAEIMRDDLPGEEGVVQFLLKSFQQGEWRFNVPVLWDQYEHIVGWSEVPAWSGPILFIRGGESPYLDDRYRDTLLRQFPAAKAHVVSGAGHWVHAEKPEAVMRAIHRFLNADQVLPTYPRPGPSSQATV
- a CDS encoding EamA family transporter — protein: MSSWLLYALLSALCAALVALFGKIGLQQLDANTATAVRAVIMALFLVSVVVVQGKSSLFGAVLANHKAMVFIVLSGVAGALSWLFYFMALKNGSVAQVAPIDKLSVVFAVILAALLLGEKVSLLAGVGVALISAGALLVALG
- the seqA gene encoding replication initiation negative regulator SeqA, yielding MKTIDVDDELYRYIASHTQHIGESASDILRRMLKFSSAQPASVATAPSAAASTSVQPVAVQPLRDRVRTVRELLLSDEYAEQNRAVNRFLMVLSTLHRLSPQAFAAATESLHGRTRVYFAADEQTLLLHGAQTKPRHIEGTPYWVITNTNTGRKRSMVEYIMLAMQFPPELTEKVCGTI
- a CDS encoding methyl-accepting chemotaxis protein, whose product is MQFLKNIAIRTAMLWVLGIFCALWIAVSVYTMYSFKTMNETSKTSALLVNNMNLVNTGNDQYFRMVTRLARAIDYRQSGDNQKADEQQKSSQAALDLLKSNLEAFRKIDHAGMSPELVEAVTRDWSNLITQGVEPMFQRAVDKKFDEYDKYAKDVVPAFSRQFNVSFTNFNKAGSTMFVDAGERLETITGVGQNILLAGLIAGLLMLFLTDRYLVAYLVRPLNELRDHFLVIASGHLGKPILDFGNNCVGKLFPLLRDMQTSLANTVSTIRTSADSIYQGVSEIASGNNDLAARTESQAAALEESAASMEQLTSTVKQNAENASHASQLARQASTTASKGGELVNNVVKTMAEISGSSKKIAEITSVINGIAFQTNILALNAAVEAARAGEQGRGFAVVAGEVRSLAQRSAQAAKEIENLIAESVRCVDNGSALVADAGSTMSEIVKAVTNVTDIMSEIATASDEQSKGIAQAGQAITEMDGVTQQNAALVQEASAATRSLEEQAMVLTEAVSVFRLTEEQMAGLSPRRERQAAVRSVSAPAAKALPASSGKKSNDNWETF
- the ybfE gene encoding LexA regulated protein, translating into MAKEQTDRTTLDLFANERRPGRPKTSPLSRDEQLRINKRNQLRRDKVRGLRRVELKINSEAVDILNALAEQKNISRSELIEQILLAQLAEQKN
- the fur gene encoding ferric iron uptake transcriptional regulator — its product is MTDNNTALKKAGLKVTLPRLKILEVLQDPQCHHVSAEDLYKKLIDMGEEIGLATVYRVLNQFDDAGIVTRHNFEGGKSVFELTQQHHHDHLICLDCGRVIEFSDESIEARQREISEKHGIKLTNHSLYLYGHCSSGDCREDDNAHDER
- the fldA gene encoding flavodoxin FldA, whose protein sequence is MALIGIFFGSDTGNTENIAKTIQQQLGSDVAELHDIAKSSKEDLERFDILLLGIPTWYYGEAQCDWDDFFPTLEEIDFAGKLVALFGCGDQEDYAEYFCDAMGTIRDIIEPRGATIVGHWPTEGYYFEASKGLADDTHFIGLAIDEDRQPELTSERVSNWVKQISEELNLKALLA
- the pgm gene encoding phosphoglucomutase (alpha-D-glucose-1,6-bisphosphate-dependent), with the protein product MANHPRAGQPTRQSDLINVAQLTSQYYVLSPDVANPAQSVKFGTSGHRGSAARHSFNEAHILAIAQAIAEERSRQGITGPCYVGKDTHALSEPAFISVLEVLTANGVDVIIQQDNGFTPTPAVSNAILVHNRQGGALADGIVITPSHNPPEDGGIKYNPPNGGPADTNLTSVIEKRANALLADNLREVKRQSLDKARQSGHLHERDLVEPYVEALGDVVDMVAIQRAGLKLGVDPLGGSGIAYWQRIAERYQLDLTLVNDAVDQTFRFMTLDHDGVIRMDCSSVSAMAGLLALRDKFDLAFANDPDYDRHGIVTPAGLMNPNHYLAVAINYLFRHRPQWSESVAVGKTLVSSAMIDRVVADLGRKLVEVPVGFKWFVDGLFDGTLGFGGEESAGASFLRFDGKPWSTDKDGIILCLLAAEITAVTGKNPQQHYDALATRFGAPSYNRLQASATHAQKAALSKLSPEMVSANTLAGDPITARLTAAPGNGASIGGLKVMTDNGWFAARPSGTEEAYKIYCESFLGAEHREKIEKEAVEIVSAVLSNAK